The Periplaneta americana isolate PAMFEO1 chromosome 16, P.americana_PAMFEO1_priV1, whole genome shotgun sequence genome segment GATTCAGTTTGCTTTCGATAGAACTTCTGTGCTTATAACACCAACAGTTAAAAAACGTAttctattgactattacactttaactacgtcacattacttttgacaaataaaatggtacgaaaggacgtctttcaaccaatcatggatgcttatcgcacaattttatcgcgtccctagcatttgtttaattttatcgcgtagctagcatttgtttctttgtttgccaacatttgaaactgcgctggtctggacgtaaaaaattacaaaattataaaaaattataaaattacaaaccactccagtcgatgcacagtagtttcaaatatgactcgcattggcattcaagaacaagaattaataaaagtcACTGATCACAcccatgcatcttctgaaatcctatttacaaataaatgaagagcactattcggaaatcctgaataagttgaatacaccatgtaggcctaaatcaacaagttccacttctattacgcacacgtccaatataacatcaattgtaccaccaaccacattcaaacttgaaaattgtacattcaataattattccttttaaaattattcatgtttattttttatgtcatcgtcgttaattaaaatttttctaacacttgtgtatattagttaggttatgttacagcttcagctatatgatattatggatagtcacgtatcagagattgtttaatattaagatttattgaaaatcatctgtcaagtgccTTTGATtgctgggattcggataattgaagtggaatgcaactgttttaataaaaatgaaactgaatcaacaaagcctccttgactagtaacaccgccatcgtgatatagatcgataacttctcgacgagaaggcattgctagtaggcctaatcataactcactactgccatctagcgtaatatttgtaatgttgagatggtacaataatacatttgaagacagttgtattttcgtcagtcaaaattttattgtattggagtacttcgttacttctaatctttatatactgtcTTCTAATCGCGTAATAGTCAAATAAagctcactcgagttttgattttctctagacaaatcaaaacctctagtgagattactcttgactattacacttttactacgtcacactacttttgacaaatacaacggtacgaaaggacgtctttcaaccaatcatggctgcttatcgcacaattttatcgcgtccctagcatttgtttaattttatcgcgtccatagcatttgtttatttttatcagtatcctagtatttgtttctttgtttgccaacatttcaaattgcactggtctggacgtcaaaaaacagaaaattacaaaccactccagtcgatgcacagcactttcaaatatgactcgcattggcattcacgaacaagaattaataaagatcactgctcatatatgaagagcaccattcggaactcctgaataagttgagggatacaccatgtacatcaacgagttcacttcttttacgcacacgtccaatataacatcaactgaaccaccaaccactaaaacattcaaatttgaaaattgtactttcaataattgtttcttttaaaattattcatgtttattttttatttcatcatcgttaattaaaacgtatcttgtttattttatcatccctaattaaaacttttctaacacttgtttatattatttaggttatgtttgttatagcttctgctatatattattatggatagtcacatatcagagattgtttaatactaagatttattgaaaatcatatgtcaagtgacgttgattactgggatccagtTCATTGAAGTGGAGTGcagatttttattaataaaaatgaaactgaatgagTTAGATACTAGTATTTAACTCGttgctagtaaccgtccacagcgttcaatgaagattccatagttggcacaactgataataaGAAAACACAATCATAGCGTAattgttgagatggtacaataacacatttgaagacgtttgtattttcgtaagccaattaatattttattgtactggagtactttgtaacttctaatctttatatactttcttctagtcgtgtaatagtcaattaaatcccaatcgagtttgattttctctagataaatcaaaacgtttagtgagattactgttgataattaaaTGTTGCGCATATGTGAATAACAATGTTAATACTGTCTAATTTATTCCAGTTTAGCTCCATAATTTCTGCCAGGCAATGTCATGTactataaataatactaaaggTCCAGTAAACACAGATTCCTTTGCTATGACCATAATGATCATTACACCGCATTGTAGAGACAAAATTGGTTGGAAAATTCGTTCAACCATTTCGTGAACTTGATAACTtcaaatgagtaaattaaataaactgtagTTTCATGCATGCTGTACTTGTAGGCCTGTATATCAGAACATTTTGTCAAATTTAGAACTTATTCTGGAATGCACTCAAAATAAGCTACATAATTTATCTTAAACTTACAAAATACATATTCTTTACGGATAACATAATGATCCACAAAAGATACATTACAAATACGTAAATACTTGAAAACAAAGGGTGAACAAAAAATGAAGACAGGTGATAATGTTTGCAAAAACATCTAAAGCAAACTCTATTATTTGGAAATAGTAAAAGGTATTGAGAATTTTGACAAAGGCACAGAGAAGACAAAAAGAAGTAGCGTCCTTAAGAATAACATTTTTTCAAACGCACTCTTGGAATGTGTGACTTTATAACCATTAAGAGTAtaacaggcagacagacagacagacagatagatagatagatttatttgttccataatattcttacatttgctttatagcatagaataaagaatatgtccaattcttacgtttaacatataaatgCAATATGTATAAAATGCaagtatgaaatatgtacagaattaataccttaataacaataatattttatacaatgtaatatatttaccGTTTAATAGCATTAAAATagttacacagtactgtgaaatatcaagaattcatctacacaGAATCAAATTGTGagatataaagtaattttttggttttaatttaaataatgcaGGCTttgctatgattcttaatgtcttcgggaagactattgaacatttttatcgctttGATAGCAAGATTAATTTGATGATGGCGtctgaaaatcattctttctgcgggtatttatactatgtatgactgaatttgttggaaaatttacatacatttattattatttattatagagtatatgtactgatatgttgaagtcagaatctctattttttttaaataatctacacgATTCTCTCGTTttcataattaaacataaaacgaGGTAACAGTTCAATATTAGTTCTCTGGGAGATGACATGACTTGTAATAGTAAATAGTGATAAGTGTTTTTGTCTCCATCATACAGTGAAAGGCACTGCAAGTACACTTGAAAAGAGGCAGTGTCCGTTACAATCGAAATACAATTCAAAACTGGGGAAACACTCAGTGCATTCCTTGTGCTCCACTCACCTCTGGTTCTCGTTTGACCCCAGGGAACGAAATTGGCACCGGATTTTCCTCAAATTTCACCTCTGATGCGAGATCAGAGCTCAGGTTCACATATTCCTCTTTTATGCCAGTCACATGATGATCCAAGAaattccgttcctgcagtacaaagAGACGTCttaaaagggcaatttattacaGGGTGTTAAAAGACGACTTCTAACGTTACAAGTGCTCTCTGTATATCTGCATGTAACCACTTGACATGATGAATAGGGCCTGGATTCATATGCAAATgcaaatttttcatcaaaagccAATTTTTGTACATGCTATGAACGTCTGTAATAATACGAAAAGATGATCGTGCATATTTCAGCCATTcctgtatataatatactattgtgcatatattgtagcatatgttcaagattttggtggattaaaagcaaaataataataataataataataataataataataataataataataataataataacaataataataataataataataataacaataataataataataataaaaataataataataacaataataataataacaaaaaacaacaataataataatagttgtagtaataataataataatagtaataataataaaataataataataagaattataataacaataataattataataataataacagcggtagtaataataatagtagtagtattataataataaaaataataacagtaataataataataatagtagtggtagtaataataataataataatagtattaaaattaataataataataataacaaaagaacaacaataataataataatagtagtgataataatagtagtagtaataataataaaaataataataataataataataataatagtaataataataataataataataattattattataatagtagtagtaataataatagtaataataataataataataacgattataataataataataataataataaaaataataataataacactctgGATTGTGTTAGCATAGACTTCCGCGGCAGGTGCACATGGTGTGTGGAGAAATTTCTGGccttataccgcgttgtcttggtacTAGTGGCTGACGTTTCCACCACTGTGTtatggtcatcttcagagcagtggaATAAGGTAATAGTGTCCGAGCTTATATATTCTAGGAGTCTCAATGGGGGACGATTTCCAATAATAGATCGAAAGTCCTCCTGGACTTTTTTTCATAAGAATGATTCCAGAAATCAAGTACTAGAGTACTGCCCAACCtctgtgaatcaccctgtatatatgagaTTTTATTGCCAAATCTCAGACATAAATACGCTGCAGGTAAAATAGATAACGTACATTAcaatcataacataacataaacattggaagaagaagaaacagtgcATTCTTTGTTCtccactcacctcaggttcatGTTTCACCATAGGAAACGAAATTGGCACCGGATCTTCCTCAAATTGTATCTCAGTTGTGAGATCTTGGCTCTGGTCCTCATATTCCTCCTTCATACCAGTCACATGCTGAACCGTAAAATTCAGTTCCTGCAGTAAAAAGAGTAGTATTAAATGGGCAATTTAATACAGAGTGTTCCAAGACGACTTCTAACTTTACAAGTTCCTCTCTATGTGTCTGTATGTCACAGCCTGATCACAACGGACAGTATGTGCTTCACATTACGATGAATAAGGAAAGGAatcatatgcaaatgcatattttcataaaaaaacattTGTTATACTTGTTATTAACGTCTCTGGTGATGAATATGCAAAGTTAACTCTGCACACTTGTTTAATAATTCGGCCATTACTGCATATAATACACTACTGTGCATTATACTTAGCATATCTTCAACACTGTGGTAGATTAGCAACAATATTTGTGTAGTttagtaaaagaaacaattagaGTCTGGATTATTCCCTAGTCAGCACGTAATATTTTTTGCTTGACTGTATTCGATGGCTAAAAACCCCTTGTGTATGAAGGGAAACTGTGGAAAAATCACGACTGCCCGATTTTCTTCTATTGAACTACTGAGCAAAATTCTTTTCACAAGCTGCAAGGAAATGggtacttaaggggagaggacgatattttttggtgtaaaatgagtagattaaaaaaaaatctttaaagaaCTCTGTGATACGTGTGGAAtagattgcataacattttgtgagtatttgtgcccttaccgTATGTTGAGacgctatttttaaacttcctgcgctatggttTTTTAAATCAGATGCCCCCTTTTATCTCTAtatccggtaacttcatttttttgctacattgccagacaaaaatggatataatttctgaactattaaagatatatgcatgaaatttcgaacacacattctttagaccatTAGAAAAatcttctctgtaacagaatttagttaattcatttcattttaaaaatatgtctgtttgtttgaaaaaagaaataaaaaattattattaaattttaattgtttattttccaaacgtagggactaatatcaaaattctgttacagacagttcgCAGAGCATGCCTTTACAAGCACATTGCAAAAAgcagtttgaatctatcttcagaaatggtttagatatatcggttttagtaaagtTCTGcaataggtatatatatatatattttttttttcaaatctggccccccaattttcttttttttttttcaaaatttaaatttggttgagttgccacagctatgaggtcTCCACATACAaaagattaatattttacaccaaatggaaaaaaagttaaaaaaaataccatcctctccccttaagtgccATTCAGACGCTCAGGTAGGCGATATGGCCCAATTAGATGATCTTGCAATCTGCAATGCCGACCTTGATATTTACAGTGAAACTGACATGATCGCCTTAATCTGGGTTCACAGACCGTAAGTTCCATAATATCCAAAAATGTTCAGTAGGGCATCCTCTATTTGTTGTTCAATTCTTGCAATCTGTTACTGAA includes the following:
- the LOC138691606 gene encoding uncharacterized protein isoform X2, with the translated sequence MSHYSKKYVGQEDALASEVKFEEDPVPILSAVLKREPEELNFTVQHVTGMKEEYEDQSQDLTTEIQFEEDPVPISFPMVKHEPEERNFLDHHVTGIKEEYVNLSSDLASEVKFEENPVPISFPGVKREPEEEQRDMHTVIEEPKTAVTAEDNEVFAERN